A genomic stretch from Gammaproteobacteria bacterium includes:
- a CDS encoding LysR family transcriptional regulator, giving the protein MNITLELIQILDAIDRNGTFENAAVELHKVRSALSYTIRKAENSLGIKVFNRIGRRAELTPSGRLLLEQGRQLLNISDQIEQNVKREALGWESILRIAYDEIINIEPLLNLIKKFQQECPTINLEVYSEVLGGCAEALIHNRADIAIGLSAPLSYRSEFVYEPLGKTNFVFAISPSHPLAKAKEPIPMEKIKLYSAIVARDSVRTIPHTTSTGLLPEQYRITFSSLELKKQAQIKGLGVGFLPYNHIKDDIEQGRLIIKQVERTQPTSICYIGWNKENAGKGFKWLVEQITDKSFKRGLLGPGLESRLK; this is encoded by the coding sequence ATGAATATAACACTTGAGTTAATCCAAATATTAGACGCCATTGATAGAAATGGTACGTTTGAGAATGCAGCAGTAGAATTACATAAGGTCCGTTCCGCTCTCAGTTATACTATTCGCAAAGCAGAGAACAGTTTAGGCATAAAAGTGTTTAATCGTATTGGACGACGCGCTGAATTAACACCCAGTGGCCGCTTACTATTAGAGCAAGGACGGCAACTTCTTAATATAAGCGATCAAATTGAACAAAATGTTAAACGTGAGGCCCTAGGCTGGGAATCAATTTTACGGATTGCTTATGATGAAATCATCAATATCGAACCTCTATTAAATCTGATCAAGAAATTCCAACAAGAATGCCCCACGATAAACTTAGAAGTGTACAGCGAAGTTCTAGGTGGATGCGCGGAAGCTTTAATACATAATCGTGCAGATATTGCCATTGGTCTTTCAGCACCCTTATCTTATAGAAGTGAATTTGTTTATGAACCGTTAGGCAAAACTAATTTTGTGTTTGCAATTTCGCCTTCTCATCCATTAGCTAAAGCAAAAGAGCCTATCCCCATGGAAAAAATTAAGTTGTACTCTGCAATTGTGGCACGCGATTCTGTTCGTACTATTCCTCACACAACTTCAACTGGATTATTGCCCGAACAGTATCGGATCACGTTTTCTAGCTTAGAGTTAAAAAAGCAAGCTCAAATAAAAGGATTAGGCGTCGGTTTCTTACCTTATAATCATATCAAAGATGACATAGAGCAGGGTCGGTTAATTATTAAACAAGTTGAAAGAACTCAGCCCACCAGTATCTGCTATATTGGATGGAACAAAGAGAATGCCGGCAAAGGGTTTAAATGGCTAGTAGAGCAAATCACTGATAAGTCCTTCAAACGAGGCCTACTGGGGCCGGGTTTGGAAAGTAGATTAAAATGA
- a CDS encoding DUF1857 family protein, giving the protein MFFKPENNQANSDYENAEAKYLAQIFRRVEDINFVLQKNADANPFDKSSLTKNEAWRGFKWKAETPHKYIPVTETAIIPDSQKLTSYGESFTRLTIQPSFVTGKYVVVKEDIHIFEKANRILFLGVEVDPLEAEQYLLGFKPELLTEKPALFHVEHAITGTEEQPIATWQMIRLCDRPLTDPDEAETVKKIRDLISGNTGIRIYMQTIKQLEDEQAPRNDMN; this is encoded by the coding sequence ATGTTTTTTAAACCCGAAAATAACCAAGCAAACAGTGATTATGAAAATGCAGAAGCTAAATATCTCGCACAGATATTTAGACGTGTGGAGGATATCAACTTCGTATTACAAAAAAATGCTGATGCCAATCCGTTCGATAAGAGTTCTCTTACAAAAAATGAAGCTTGGAGAGGATTCAAATGGAAAGCAGAAACCCCCCATAAATATATTCCTGTTACTGAAACTGCAATTATCCCTGATTCTCAAAAACTAACTTCTTACGGTGAATCTTTCACAAGATTAACTATCCAACCCAGCTTTGTAACAGGCAAATACGTGGTGGTTAAAGAAGATATACATATTTTCGAGAAAGCTAATAGGATTTTATTTCTTGGGGTGGAGGTTGATCCGTTAGAAGCAGAGCAATATTTACTAGGGTTTAAACCCGAGCTCTTAACCGAAAAGCCAGCTCTCTTTCATGTGGAGCACGCAATTACCGGGACCGAAGAACAGCCCATTGCTACCTGGCAGATGATAAGACTTTGTGACAGACCGCTGACAGACCCTGATGAAGCGGAAACCGTTAAGAAGATTAGAGATCTAATATCGGGTAATACTGGCATCAGAATTTATATGCAAACAATTAAGCAGTTGGAAGACGAACAGGCTCCAAGAAACGATATGAACTAG
- a CDS encoding prohibitin family protein has product MSDPVMKFKNLKIPLEIDKKVILIGIIVAIFILFTASVGIVGAGQRGVLLRFGAVTGVIKNEGLYFKIPFVEQVVLMSTQIQKYSALATASSKDLQVVTTEVTLNYQLDPNKVGEIYRSMRQDYEARVIQPFVQEGVKSTAANFDAEQLITQRPRVKADLQNLISKRLALLGITVVELSITDFRFTKVFQDSIEAKVKAVQQALEAENALRRVGFEAQQAIVKATAEAKGLELQKAQISEQLLELRKIEVERAAVDKWNGVMPSVVTGGGPVPMLDVFRPHTK; this is encoded by the coding sequence ATGTCTGACCCCGTTATGAAATTTAAAAATCTGAAAATTCCGCTAGAAATAGATAAAAAGGTAATTCTAATTGGGATTATTGTTGCTATTTTTATTCTATTCACTGCTAGTGTCGGGATTGTTGGTGCAGGTCAGCGCGGCGTCTTGTTACGCTTCGGAGCGGTGACGGGAGTAATCAAAAACGAAGGTCTGTACTTCAAAATTCCATTTGTAGAACAGGTTGTCCTGATGTCAACACAGATTCAAAAATACTCTGCTCTCGCCACCGCTTCCAGTAAGGATTTACAGGTGGTGACCACGGAAGTCACCTTAAACTACCAGTTAGACCCCAATAAAGTGGGGGAAATTTATCGTTCTATGCGGCAAGATTATGAGGCACGTGTCATCCAGCCATTTGTCCAGGAGGGCGTCAAATCTACCGCAGCCAACTTCGACGCCGAGCAATTGATCACACAAAGGCCCCGAGTGAAAGCGGATCTTCAAAATTTGATATCTAAAAGACTAGCTCTTTTGGGTATCACGGTTGTCGAGCTTTCTATTACCGATTTTCGGTTCACAAAAGTGTTCCAAGATTCCATCGAAGCAAAGGTCAAAGCGGTTCAACAAGCCCTTGAAGCAGAAAACGCATTGAGGCGCGTAGGGTTTGAGGCGCAACAGGCGATCGTCAAGGCTACAGCCGAAGCTAAGGGGCTTGAACTCCAAAAAGCACAGATATCCGAGCAATTACTTGAGCTGAGAAAGATCGAGGTGGAAAGAGCAGCCGTAGATAAATGGAATGGGGTAATGCCATCTGTAGTGA